A window of Falco cherrug isolate bFalChe1 chromosome 14, bFalChe1.pri, whole genome shotgun sequence genomic DNA:
TGGCCTGTCCCCTCTGCTTCCATTAGATGCTCTCTCCAGTGATGCAACCTGGCTCAAGAGATTTGGCCAAGCTCTGGCATCTCTGCAAACTGGCATCTGCCTTTGCTTAGAGGGTTCCTTGCTGTGAACCCACCTCTGCTTCTCCACTGGTATCAGCAACTGCCACCACACTCAGCCTCAGCTTGCCGCATTTTCAACACTCCCTCTGAGGGGCCTCCCTGAGGTCAGGAATGAGACTGTCTGGTCTGAGCTGCCTCCACTATCAGCTGGCAGCAAAGAAGTCGCCCCAGTCCCCCTCACGGCTATGTGAGAAGGCAGACATTTCCCAGTTGACTGTCTGTATCTCTCAGGGCAACCCCActaggagctgcagcagccccaccaTACGAAGGCATGCTCCGCACACAGGCATTCCTCAAAATAATGCTGGGCACAGTGAACATGAATCCCTAGCACGTGGAACAAGTTTCACaacttcagcagaaacaaacGCCGCGTGAGCTCTGGCCCAAGGCACTCAGTGAAGGCAGGGTCACTCCACCCGCACTAGGAAACAAGCCTGATGGGAGATAGGGACCCTAACACCCTGGGTCCTTACCAGCAAGGCTCCTACCTGGCCAGCTGCTGTCTGGCATGCCTGAACAGCAAGGCAGCACACAGCTAATTCCCAGCAGCCCTCCACCCAGCAGGATGCACGGCATGCCACAGGGAACGTCAGGTGGACAGCAACTCTTACCCTAACTGACAGCCAGCAAGAGAAACAAGATGGAAATGGGCTCCTTCGTCCCAGTCCAGTCCAGTGAAGTGAAGGACACCAAGACTGCCTCAGTCAGGCCTTTGCTCCCCTCCCGCAGTGCTCAGCAAAGAGCAGGACTGGCAGAGGAACCAGCCCGGGCTAAATCCAGATTCCCAATCTACAGCAAGGCTGTCCCAGCCAGCAGGAAGGCTACCAACCATCGGTTTCTGTGGGCAGGACATGCCTCCCTCTCACCTGAACTCTCAGGGTCTCGATGTAATTTGTCCCGTAAGCTCGGCGCGTGAAGTCCGACAGGTTGAACTGGATTTGGTTCCAGCCATCATCCAGCCGCATGGGCATGGTACAGATGAAGGGCTTCACCCGAGTTGTGCTCTGGTAGTTACTTGCCCGGAAACGCCGGCGTATGTTCTTATCATCCAGCACCTGGGGCAAGGAAGGCAGGGTGCTGACCCCAGGCATTAGGgggccccagctccccaggacagcagctgcTCTAGACTCAGGTTCTACCCAACTCTGAGAGAGGGCTCTCCTAGTCCCATCCCTCCATTTCACAGCAGAAGTATCTTTAACACAGGAAACAGACCCATTTTCAGGAATAGCAACAATGTGCTTGTGACCTGACCGATGCCCCCATAGCAGAAGAGCTGACACATCACACGgccaagaaagcaaaactgttttgGGGAAAGCCCCAGCCTAAGACTGCAGGCTCCCTGGCTCCTTCTCCTCACTGGCCCTGGCGGGCCTCCTTCGCTGCATAAGTGCTCCTCACCTGCACTTCAAAAGTGAAGTATTTCTTCAGGTTCTTGACGATCATCACTAGGAAATGTAGTTTGATGCCCAGGGTCTTCTTGGGGTCAGCAGGGCACGTGATGTATGTGGTACTGAGCGGGACAAAAAACACATTAGCGTCTCACATAGCACAAAGTGCACAGCCTGAGTCCCAAGTCTCTCCCTTGACCTAATGCAGTCTTGCAGGACAGGCAGAAAAAGACAGCTGTGACTGCAAGATCCTAGCAACAACCAGGGCCTCCTGTAACAGGAGGGACAGTTTCAGAGGTAGCTGCAGGGGGAACAAGATAAAAGGGCCACAGAATGCATTCCAAATGTCACTGTTCTCACACAGGGCGTGAAACACCTTCCTGGACAGCTTCACCTCCCCCATTTCAAGGTCATGTCAGCACTGTTTCTTAAGACAACCTCCTCCTACCCTTGACTGAACAGGTAGGGCCctccagagcacagcagaggtCACGAACCCTAAAAGCACACGTCACGCCTGGCACGTTCTGTATCAACACATGTTGGGAGGAAGCAAAGCCTTGGCtcagcctgcctgcaggagaGGAGTCTCTGCGGCCCTTACAAGGAGCTCCCTGCTCTGAAACACCCCTGG
This region includes:
- the LOC102047936 gene encoding cilia- and flagella-associated protein 20 isoform X2; this translates as MFKNTFQSGFLSILYSIGSKPLQIWDKKVRNGHIKRITDNDIQSLVLEIEGTNVSTTYITCPADPKKTLGIKLHFLVMIVKNLKKYFTFEVQVLDDKNIRRRFRASNYQSTTRVKPFICTMPMRLDDGWNQIQFNLSDFTRRAYGTNYIETLRVQIHANCRIRRVYFSDRLYSEDELPAEFKLYLPVQNKAKQ
- the LOC102047936 gene encoding cilia- and flagella-associated protein 20 isoform X1, encoding MFKNTFQSGFLSILYSIGSKPLQIWDKKVRNGHIKRITDNDIQSLVLEIEGTNVSTTYITCPADPKKTLGIKLHFLVMIVKNLKKYFTFEVQVLDDKNIRRRFRASNYQSTTRVKPFICTMPMRLDDGWNQIQFNLSDFTRRAYGTNYIETLRVQIHANCRIRRVYFSDRLYSEDELPAEFKLYLPVQNKAKVS